From Enterococcus mundtii, the proteins below share one genomic window:
- the addA gene encoding helicase-exonuclease AddAB subunit AddA — translation MTSIPLKPENERFTDEQWQAIFDQGDNLLVSASAGSGKTTVLVRRVIEKLKMGVNIDELLIVTFTEAAAREMKERIQVALQEAVNSESDPVWQKHFTKQLVLLPTANISTLHAFCLTVIRKYYYLIDIDPVFRMLTDETETILMKEDVWDEIREQLYAENREGFFQLTMNFSNDRSDDGLTNLVFSLYDFARANPDPLAWLDRLPEAYRLEEGLAASALYQEQIRPLVLADLLHCTQLYEEMVVLAQEEGLEKMFDQVSQEQASIQQIYERFLGDELDEAYQALENLTFSTFKSSRKAELKERSAEVKNLRDRAKKILQQIGKSYFPVSPAQIEELSQKALPLVEQMTAVTKLFMEGFSARKREKGVLDFNDLEHLALQILTKQTEEEWLPSEASDYYRRKFKEVMVDEYQDVNQLQEELLYWVREPDEERGNLFMVGDVKQSIYSFRLADPTLFINKYEKFSEENGGRRIVLAENFRSRQEVLAFTNLIFEQLMDPTVGQIAYDEAARLVLGFSGFPENKRFAPEVLIYEKEQETTEIELPIDDMLEDKTEGELLMTGLKIRELIDSKFMIYDKKSQEERPIEFKDIVLLTPTKKNNLTILEVFKTFDIPLELNDAQNYFQATEIRIMISLLQLIDNPYQDIPLASVLRSPVVGLIEPELARIRLADKAHTYYDAVLAYQNNNQDELAAKLLHFNEQLEQWRELARRSSITDLLWEIYYQTGYLEYVVGLPAGAQRQANLYALVDRAKAYEQSSFRGLYQFVRFIEKMQEKDKDLAEPVIASSDNAVRVMTIHASKGLEFPIVFLLDMTKQFNLQDLKNRYAFEEKLGAGVRYMEPDTRVLFDTLPYQAIKLAKQKKLLSEEMRKLYVGLTRAEQKLFIVGSYKSKEDTFKAWSEASEQTDVVLDPVIRLKSSSSLMNWIGYSLIRHPKMTEYFPEATPLPQLKHSPGDFTITWMDQQVILAQRQALTVKEEQAEEQKGDQTPLTAELQARLAFTYPYEASSQTTSYQSVSEIKRLFEDPDDSPEARLTWESSDKKAFAQPFRYTQDQLAEPRFVQKERKVSATAIGTATHFLLQVLPLENVTKQSIENELTTLVKKRLVDEQVAKRVPIDSILWFYESTLGRSLIEHPEKVKREQPFSMLLQAEKVFDHYPNEDDELLIHGIVDGYLDFGEYVQLYDFKTDFILHPENPEEITKVISKYRGQLNLYQRALSEALNKPVQDVFLVLLQAKKIINLNKE, via the coding sequence GTGACATCAATTCCTTTAAAACCGGAAAATGAACGTTTTACCGATGAACAATGGCAAGCCATTTTTGACCAAGGCGACAACCTGCTTGTTTCGGCTTCCGCCGGCTCAGGTAAGACGACTGTGTTAGTCCGCCGTGTGATCGAAAAGTTGAAAATGGGCGTCAATATCGATGAGTTGCTGATCGTGACATTTACAGAAGCGGCAGCAAGAGAAATGAAAGAGCGGATTCAAGTAGCCTTGCAAGAAGCGGTCAATAGTGAAAGTGATCCGGTCTGGCAAAAACATTTTACGAAACAGCTTGTTTTACTGCCGACCGCAAATATCTCGACACTCCATGCGTTTTGTTTAACGGTGATCCGTAAATATTACTATTTGATCGATATCGATCCAGTCTTTCGGATGCTGACGGATGAAACGGAAACGATCTTGATGAAAGAAGATGTCTGGGATGAGATCAGAGAACAACTTTATGCAGAAAATCGCGAAGGTTTTTTTCAGCTGACGATGAATTTTTCAAATGATCGCTCAGATGACGGTTTGACTAACCTCGTATTTTCTCTCTATGATTTTGCTCGAGCAAATCCTGATCCGTTGGCTTGGTTGGATCGTTTACCAGAAGCGTATCGGCTAGAAGAGGGATTAGCAGCTTCTGCATTGTATCAAGAACAGATCCGGCCACTTGTCTTAGCTGATCTCCTTCATTGTACGCAGTTATACGAAGAAATGGTCGTTTTGGCACAAGAAGAAGGACTTGAAAAGATGTTTGATCAAGTCTCACAAGAGCAAGCAAGTATCCAACAAATCTATGAACGTTTCCTTGGGGATGAGTTGGACGAAGCTTATCAAGCTTTAGAAAACCTGACGTTTTCGACCTTCAAAAGCAGTCGGAAAGCAGAGTTGAAAGAACGTTCTGCTGAAGTCAAAAACTTGCGAGACCGCGCCAAAAAAATCTTACAACAAATTGGCAAAAGCTATTTCCCAGTTTCGCCTGCACAAATCGAAGAGTTGAGTCAAAAAGCATTACCCCTCGTTGAACAAATGACAGCAGTCACAAAGCTTTTCATGGAAGGTTTCAGTGCGCGCAAACGTGAAAAAGGCGTGCTAGATTTCAATGATCTGGAACACTTGGCGTTGCAAATATTGACGAAACAAACAGAGGAAGAGTGGCTACCAAGCGAAGCATCGGATTATTATCGCAGAAAGTTTAAAGAAGTCATGGTCGACGAATACCAAGACGTCAATCAATTGCAAGAAGAATTGCTCTATTGGGTCAGAGAGCCAGATGAGGAGAGAGGCAATCTCTTTATGGTGGGAGATGTCAAACAGTCGATCTACTCCTTCCGTTTAGCAGATCCAACTCTATTTATCAATAAATATGAGAAATTCTCGGAAGAAAATGGGGGACGACGAATCGTCTTAGCTGAAAATTTCCGTTCAAGGCAGGAAGTCTTAGCGTTTACCAACTTGATTTTTGAACAGTTGATGGACCCAACCGTCGGACAAATCGCCTATGATGAAGCGGCTCGGCTGGTTCTAGGTTTTTCTGGATTCCCAGAAAATAAACGATTTGCACCAGAAGTCTTGATCTATGAAAAGGAACAAGAAACGACAGAAATCGAGTTGCCGATAGACGATATGTTGGAAGACAAAACAGAAGGTGAACTCTTGATGACTGGCTTGAAGATCCGTGAATTGATCGATTCAAAATTCATGATCTACGACAAAAAAAGTCAAGAAGAGCGCCCAATCGAATTCAAAGATATCGTGTTATTGACACCAACGAAGAAAAATAATTTGACGATTTTAGAAGTATTCAAAACGTTTGATATTCCGTTGGAACTCAATGATGCCCAAAATTATTTCCAAGCGACAGAAATCAGGATCATGATTTCATTGCTCCAATTGATCGACAATCCTTATCAGGATATCCCATTAGCTTCAGTGTTACGTTCACCAGTCGTGGGCTTGATCGAACCAGAGTTAGCACGTATCCGATTAGCCGATAAGGCACATACTTACTATGATGCAGTCTTAGCTTATCAAAATAATAACCAAGATGAATTAGCGGCTAAATTGCTTCATTTCAATGAGCAATTGGAACAATGGCGAGAGTTAGCGCGGCGTTCTTCGATCACGGACTTATTATGGGAAATCTATTACCAAACAGGGTATTTAGAATATGTCGTTGGGTTGCCAGCTGGTGCACAACGACAAGCGAATCTGTATGCGTTAGTGGATCGTGCCAAAGCTTATGAGCAAAGCTCGTTTCGCGGTCTCTATCAGTTTGTACGATTTATTGAGAAAATGCAGGAGAAAGACAAAGACTTGGCGGAACCAGTGATTGCTTCTAGTGACAATGCCGTTCGCGTCATGACCATCCATGCAAGTAAAGGATTAGAGTTTCCTATCGTTTTCTTATTAGATATGACGAAGCAATTCAATCTACAAGACTTGAAAAACCGTTATGCCTTTGAAGAAAAACTAGGTGCGGGCGTGCGCTACATGGAGCCAGACACGCGGGTCTTGTTTGACACCTTACCTTATCAAGCCATCAAATTGGCTAAGCAGAAAAAATTGCTTTCTGAAGAAATGCGTAAATTATACGTTGGATTGACACGTGCCGAGCAAAAACTGTTTATTGTCGGTTCGTACAAAAGTAAAGAAGACACGTTCAAAGCGTGGTCAGAGGCAAGTGAACAAACGGATGTAGTGTTAGACCCTGTGATTCGCCTAAAAAGTTCGAGTAGCTTGATGAATTGGATCGGTTACAGCTTGATCCGTCATCCTAAAATGACCGAATATTTTCCAGAAGCCACGCCTTTGCCACAACTGAAACATTCACCGGGAGACTTTACGATCACCTGGATGGATCAACAAGTGATTTTAGCACAACGCCAAGCATTGACAGTCAAAGAAGAGCAAGCAGAGGAACAAAAAGGAGATCAAACACCATTAACCGCTGAACTACAAGCTCGTTTAGCTTTCACTTATCCTTATGAAGCCTCTTCGCAAACAACAAGTTATCAATCGGTTTCTGAGATCAAACGGCTGTTTGAAGATCCAGATGATTCTCCAGAGGCACGTTTGACTTGGGAAAGCAGTGATAAAAAAGCCTTTGCCCAGCCTTTCAGGTATACACAAGACCAATTAGCTGAACCACGCTTTGTACAAAAAGAGCGTAAAGTTTCTGCCACAGCTATTGGGACAGCGACACATTTCCTATTACAAGTGCTGCCGCTAGAAAATGTGACGAAACAAAGCATCGAAAACGAATTGACAACCCTCGTCAAAAAACGTTTAGTCGATGAACAAGTAGCGAAACGTGTGCCGATTGATTCGATCTTATGGTTTTATGAATCTACCCTTGGCCGATCACTGATCGAACATCCAGAAAAAGTGAAACGCGAACAACCATTTTCAATGCTTCTACAAGCAGAAAAGGTATTCGATCACTACCCGAATGAAGACGATGAATTATTGATCCATGGGATCGTCGATGGATAC